A stretch of Stegostoma tigrinum isolate sSteTig4 chromosome 23, sSteTig4.hap1, whole genome shotgun sequence DNA encodes these proteins:
- the LOC125462288 gene encoding somatostatin receptor type 5-like isoform X1: protein MAHMLEITHQGNIGHRYNFVQSETLRTTLQEMEPLKISTVPIWEQSTEKINGSAFRNESHNGTHGEPFMSSVHTIVLPVIYFIVCVVGLSGNTLVIYVVVCYAKMKTVTNIYILNLAVADELFMLGLPFIAAQNALSYWPFGSFMCRLVLTVDGINQFTSIFCLTVMSIDRYLAVVHPIRSTKWRCPRIAKMINASVWISSIVVVLPVIIYSEVQTDINTCNINWPEPKSVWGAAFIIYTAVLGFFGPLLIICLCYLLIIIKVKSSGLRVGSTKRRKSERKVTRMVIVIVVVFVICWLPFYILNIVNQISTLPEEPVSVGIYFFVVVLSYANSCANPVLYGFLSDNFKKSFQKVLCSCKTNGVEDTTEQKQEKSRFPDTCMTQRLAEPNGCMQTSQI, encoded by the coding sequence GGGAACATTGGACATAGGTATAATTTTGTCCAGAGTGAAACCTTGAGGACTACACTGCAAGAGATGGAGCCTCTAAAGATATCCACTGTCCCTATCTGGGAACAAAGCACAGAGAAGATCAATGGATCAGCATTCAGGAATGAGTCCCATAATGGGACGCATGGAGAGCCATTCATGTCTAGCGTTCACACCATTGTGCTTCCTGTAATTTATTTCATTGTTTGTGTAGTAGGTCTCAGTGGGAATACTCTAGTTATCTATGTTGTTGTATGCTATGCCAAAATGAAGACAGTGACCAATATCTATATCCTGAACCTAGCTGTGGCTGATGAACTCTTTATGCTTGGACTGCCCTTTATTGCTGCTCAAAATGCCTTGAGCTATTGGCCGTTTGGATCATTCATGTGCCGGCTGGTCCTAACTGTCGATGGCATCAACCAGTTCACCAGCATCTTCTGCCTGACCGTCATGAGCATTGATCGCTACCTTGCGGTGGTGCATCCTATCAGATCCACCAAATGGCGTTGTCCTCGGATTGCCAAGATGATCAATGCCTCTGTGTGGATATCATCCATTGTGGTTGTTCTTCCGGTTATCATATACTCTGAGGTCCAAACTGATATTAACACTTGCAACATTAACTGGCCAGAGCCCAAGTCAGTTTGGGGTGCAGCCTTTATCATATACACAGCAGTTCTGGGCTTCTTTGGCCCACTGTTAATAATATGTCTCTGTTACCTACTGATTATAATCAAAGTTAAGTCTTCTGGTTTACGTGTTGGATCAACCAAACGAAGAAAGTCTGAAAGAAAGGTTACCAGAATGGTCATTGTCATTGTCGTTGTATTTGTGATTTGCTGGCTCCCATTTTACATCCTGAATATTGTTAATCAAATTTCCACCTTGCCAGAGGAACCTGTTTCTGTGGGAATATATTTCTTTGTGGTGGTCCTCTCCTATGCCAACAGTTGCGCCAATCCTGTACTCTATGGGTTTCTGTCAGACAACTTCAAGAAGAGTTTCCAGAAAGTTCTGTGCTCGTGCAAGACCAATGGCGTTGAAGACACAACTGAACAAAAGCAAGAGAAGAGTCGATTTCCAGATACATGTATGACACAGAGATTGGCTGAACCAAATGGCTGCATGCAAACAAGTCAGATTTAA
- the LOC125462288 gene encoding somatostatin receptor type 5-like isoform X2: protein MEPLKISTVPIWEQSTEKINGSAFRNESHNGTHGEPFMSSVHTIVLPVIYFIVCVVGLSGNTLVIYVVVCYAKMKTVTNIYILNLAVADELFMLGLPFIAAQNALSYWPFGSFMCRLVLTVDGINQFTSIFCLTVMSIDRYLAVVHPIRSTKWRCPRIAKMINASVWISSIVVVLPVIIYSEVQTDINTCNINWPEPKSVWGAAFIIYTAVLGFFGPLLIICLCYLLIIIKVKSSGLRVGSTKRRKSERKVTRMVIVIVVVFVICWLPFYILNIVNQISTLPEEPVSVGIYFFVVVLSYANSCANPVLYGFLSDNFKKSFQKVLCSCKTNGVEDTTEQKQEKSRFPDTCMTQRLAEPNGCMQTSQI, encoded by the coding sequence ATGGAGCCTCTAAAGATATCCACTGTCCCTATCTGGGAACAAAGCACAGAGAAGATCAATGGATCAGCATTCAGGAATGAGTCCCATAATGGGACGCATGGAGAGCCATTCATGTCTAGCGTTCACACCATTGTGCTTCCTGTAATTTATTTCATTGTTTGTGTAGTAGGTCTCAGTGGGAATACTCTAGTTATCTATGTTGTTGTATGCTATGCCAAAATGAAGACAGTGACCAATATCTATATCCTGAACCTAGCTGTGGCTGATGAACTCTTTATGCTTGGACTGCCCTTTATTGCTGCTCAAAATGCCTTGAGCTATTGGCCGTTTGGATCATTCATGTGCCGGCTGGTCCTAACTGTCGATGGCATCAACCAGTTCACCAGCATCTTCTGCCTGACCGTCATGAGCATTGATCGCTACCTTGCGGTGGTGCATCCTATCAGATCCACCAAATGGCGTTGTCCTCGGATTGCCAAGATGATCAATGCCTCTGTGTGGATATCATCCATTGTGGTTGTTCTTCCGGTTATCATATACTCTGAGGTCCAAACTGATATTAACACTTGCAACATTAACTGGCCAGAGCCCAAGTCAGTTTGGGGTGCAGCCTTTATCATATACACAGCAGTTCTGGGCTTCTTTGGCCCACTGTTAATAATATGTCTCTGTTACCTACTGATTATAATCAAAGTTAAGTCTTCTGGTTTACGTGTTGGATCAACCAAACGAAGAAAGTCTGAAAGAAAGGTTACCAGAATGGTCATTGTCATTGTCGTTGTATTTGTGATTTGCTGGCTCCCATTTTACATCCTGAATATTGTTAATCAAATTTCCACCTTGCCAGAGGAACCTGTTTCTGTGGGAATATATTTCTTTGTGGTGGTCCTCTCCTATGCCAACAGTTGCGCCAATCCTGTACTCTATGGGTTTCTGTCAGACAACTTCAAGAAGAGTTTCCAGAAAGTTCTGTGCTCGTGCAAGACCAATGGCGTTGAAGACACAACTGAACAAAAGCAAGAGAAGAGTCGATTTCCAGATACATGTATGACACAGAGATTGGCTGAACCAAATGGCTGCATGCAAACAAGTCAGATTTAA